A DNA window from Hordeum vulgare subsp. vulgare chromosome 1H, MorexV3_pseudomolecules_assembly, whole genome shotgun sequence contains the following coding sequences:
- the LOC123443976 gene encoding transcription regulator complex subunit bur6-like, which produces MRKKLDTRFPAPRIKKIMQADEDVGKIALAVPVLVSKALELFLQDLCDRTYNITIEKGVKTVSSSHLKQCIHSYDVYDFLKNVASKVPDLGAPDSNADDKLGKRRKHGEDESEEETKRTRNEAACHTSNGRGRGRGRGRGRRAGRGAEREIEHHELARTEFSNPGHLKVETGDGFDTTETKEHTPLSNARASLRNIDLNLDLADYEEDTVAPQADPAAPVVIVASQVQTSGPSVSLLKEVETKDLLGWQLPEMNKMALDPVQFALSSNHRLEEEDEDYDNEE; this is translated from the exons ATGAGGAAGAAGCTCGACACCCGCTTCCCCGCG CCTCGGATTAAGAAGATCATGCAAGCAGATGAAGATGTTGGCAAGATTGCTCTAGCTGTACCTGTTCTTGTGT CCAAAGCGTTGGAGCTATTTTTGCAAGACTTGTGTGATAGGACATATAATATCACAATTGAAAAAGGGGTCAAAACAGTGAGTTCATCGCATTT GAAACAGTGCATTCATAGTTATGATGTGTATGATTTTTTGAAGAACGTAGCCAGCAAAGTCCCAGATTTGGGTGCACCTGATTCTAATGCTGATGATAAGCTTGGCAAAAGAAG GAAACATGGTGAAGATGAAAGCGAGGAGGAAACAAAGCGGACAAGAAAT gaGGCAGCATGCCACACAAGCAACGGCAGAGGGCGTGGGAGGGGACGCGGGAGAGGTCGCCGTGCCGGGCGTGGAGCTGAGAGGGAGATTGAACACCATGAATTAGCTCGCACTGAATTTAGCAACCCAGGCCACCTAAAGGTAGAGACTGGAGATGGTTTTGACACAACTGAAACCAAGGAGCATACCCCTTTGAGCAATGCCAGGGCCTCCTTAAGGAACATTGACTTGAACTTAGATCTTGCTGACTATGAGGAGGATACAGTGGCACCGCAAGCCGATCCTGCAGCTCCGGTGGTGATCGTGGCGTCGCAAGTCCAGACTTCAGGGCCGTCGGTTTCACTGTTGAAAGAAGTGGAGACCAAGGATCTCCTGGGCTGGCAACTGCCTGAGATGAACAAGATGGCCTTGGATCCGGTCCAGTTTGCGCTGTCGTCAAACCATAGAttagaggaggaggacgaagacTATGACAATGAAGAATGA
- the LOC123443999 gene encoding cysteine proteinase inhibitor, with the protein MAEAAQGGGLRGRGVLLGGVQDAPAGRENDLETIELARFAVAEHNAKANALLEFERLVKVRQQVVAGCMHYFTIEVKEGGAKKLYEAKVWEKAWENFKQLQEFKPAA; encoded by the exons ATGGCCGAGGCGGCGCAGGGCGGTGGGCTACGCGGCCGCGGCGTGCTGCTGGGCGGCGTCCAGGACGCGCCGGCGGGGCGGGAGAACGACCTCGAGACCATCGAGCTCGCGCGCTTCGCCGTCGCCGAGCACAACGCCAAGGCC AACGCGTTGCTGGAGTTCGAGAGGCTGGTGAAGGTGAGGCAGCAGGTGGTGGCCGGGTGCATGCACTACTTCACCATCGAGGTCAAGGAAGGCGGCGCCAAGAAGCTCTACGAGGCCAAGGTGTGGGAGAAGGCCTGGGAGAACTTCAAGCAGCTCCAGGAATTCAAGCCGGCCGCCTAA